The genomic window ATTCTTCCAAAACCCACCCAGCAAAAAATCGTTGACTTAGTCCGTCAATCCCATGAGGCAAGAAAAAAGGCAAAAGAACTCTTGGAAGAAGCAAAAAAAACGGTTGAAAATTTAATAGAAAGTCTTTAACCAAAAAAACATAAATGACCAGACTAACCAAAAAAGACGCCTTAACATTTCTAAAATCCGCTGACCTCTTAGGTCTCGGCATGATGGCTGACAGGATGAGAAAAAAACTCCATCCTGGCGGCATTATCACGTTCATCATTGACCGCAATATCAATTACACAAACATCTGCATAAACAAATGCAAATTCTGCGCATTTTACAGAAATGAAGATGACCCCGAAGCGTATGTGTTAACCAAAAGAGAGCTTTTTAAAAAAATAAAAGAGACCATTGTCTTGGGCGGCACGCAGATACTGATTCAGGGCGGGCTTCATCCTGAGCTTGACATCAACTTCTATGTGGACCTTTTAAAATCAATAAAGAAAAAATTCAATATTCATATACACGGCTTTTCTCCGCCTGAGATTTCATACATGGCGGATAAGGCAGGTCTTGCGCTCAGAAAGACTATAAAAATTTTAAAAGACGCAGGGCTTGATTCCATACCCGGAGGCGGCGCTGAGATACTCTCAGACAGGGTAAGAGAAAGAGTCAGCCCTAAAAAAATAGGCAGGGACAAATGGCTTAAGGTAATGGAAGAGGCGCACAGACTCGGAATGAAAACCACAGCCACTATGATGTTCGGCAGTGTTGAGGAACCGGAGGACATCATTGAGCACCTTGATGCCGTAAGAAGATTACAGGATAAAACAAATGGGTTTACGGCATTTATTCCATGGAGTTTCCAGCCGGGGAATACTGAATTAAATCAGGGGTCAGGGGTAAAGGGTAAAGGGTTAAAAGCTGCAAAAGATAATAAATACACCTTACGCCTTACACCTTACGCCTTACGGTTGTACCCCGCCACTGCTGTTGAATACCTTCGCATCCTTGCGCTTTCAAGAATCTATCTGGATAATGTCCCCAATATTCAGGCGTCCTGGGTGACTCAGGGGATTAAGACGGCGCAGGTGGCGCTCAGATTCGGCGCAAATGATTTCGGTTCAACAATGATTGAGGAAAATGTCGTTGCAGCAGCAGGCGTGAAATATAAAGTTTCCATTAATGATATCATGGATGCTATAAAATCCGCCGGCTTTAAGCCCGCCCAGAGGGATATGTATTACCGCAGGATTAAAATATTGAAGGATTAATTGACAGAATCCCTTGCAAAGTATTAATCTAAATATTTGCAACGGACGCTTAGCCCGTTGAATTATCAGTATAATTATAAGGAATGCAATGTGCCGCTTAGTTGCCATAACATCAGATAAATATTTCTCTCCGATGGAGAATGTCCTGGCCCTTGAGACGATGAAGGAAGGGCATGACGGCTCAGGCATGGGTCTTGTGCTCAAGAATTTAGGCGGCGAATTTGAAAACCTGAAGGAATTTCCCGTGCTTTCCGCTATATGTTCAAAGGACGGGATGAATGCGCTTGACAGCTATATGGACAGGCAAGGGTTTAAGCCGATACATACATGGACCCCAAAGATAAAACCGGTTAAAGGCGTTCAGGCAAGGGATTATTATTTTGCACGGGTCTATGACTACCCGCCTGCAATAAAGGACAGCCCAAAAGAGGAAAAAGAAGGGCTTTTATTAAAGACAAGGGTAGCGCTGAGGGCCATGGGCGAGGCTGATGAATCCATTATTGTATTTTCTTTTTATCCTGATGTGCTCTCGCTTAAGGAGGTCGGCGACCCGCTTGAGCTTTCAGAGTTTTTCAGTCTTCATGATGCTCCGCTTAAGGCAAAAATCATCTTTGCCCAGGGCAGGCAGAACACCAATTATGCAATAAACCTTTATGCATGCCACCCATTTTTTATTCAGGGATACTTTTCAATGACAAACGGCGAGAATACGGCATTTGTGCCTATCAGGGAATATCTTACAAGCAGGGGCAATCCCGGCTATATAGGATACAACAGCGACAGCGAGGTATTTACGCA from Nitrospirota bacterium includes these protein-coding regions:
- a CDS encoding radical SAM protein, with the translated sequence MTRLTKKDALTFLKSADLLGLGMMADRMRKKLHPGGIITFIIDRNINYTNICINKCKFCAFYRNEDDPEAYVLTKRELFKKIKETIVLGGTQILIQGGLHPELDINFYVDLLKSIKKKFNIHIHGFSPPEISYMADKAGLALRKTIKILKDAGLDSIPGGGAEILSDRVRERVSPKKIGRDKWLKVMEEAHRLGMKTTATMMFGSVEEPEDIIEHLDAVRRLQDKTNGFTAFIPWSFQPGNTELNQGSGVKGKGLKAAKDNKYTLRLTPYALRLYPATAVEYLRILALSRIYLDNVPNIQASWVTQGIKTAQVALRFGANDFGSTMIEENVVAAAGVKYKVSINDIMDAIKSAGFKPAQRDMYYRRIKILKD
- a CDS encoding glutamate synthase; amino-acid sequence: MCRLVAITSDKYFSPMENVLALETMKEGHDGSGMGLVLKNLGGEFENLKEFPVLSAICSKDGMNALDSYMDRQGFKPIHTWTPKIKPVKGVQARDYYFARVYDYPPAIKDSPKEEKEGLLLKTRVALRAMGEADESIIVFSFYPDVLSLKEVGDPLELSEFFSLHDAPLKAKIIFAQGRQNTNYAINLYACHPFFIQGYFSMTNGENTAFVPIREYLTSRGNPGYIGYNSDSEVFTHILHYICRDLAYPLTYYKDVITPLKDSEINNRTDRDAVRLLKMSLRPLCIDGPNCVIGAAPDGATFMVQDSKKLRPGVVGGVKGQYGLMSEECGLDSAIPERDKSKDIFPMKYDMVIISPDAGEVKVWNQLHG